The region GAGGAAACCGTCGAACCGAATGTTTTAACCAACGCCGAATTTGTATAGACAAGCTTGCACGAGTCAAAAAGCGGTCGCAAGGGCTGACGCATAAAAATGCGCGAATCATCGGGTAAGCCCCTAGAAATGGCTTGCCATGGGGCTTCGCGGGGTTCCATGGAGTGGAACATTTGTTACGGGAAGATTGTGACGCGCGTGACAAGCGCATCAGCGCGGTGCATTTTGTCTAGACAGGTTCGTGCGTAATGAACCAGAAGGGGGCGAGGAAACAGACGCCGGTGCGCGCGCTACCAGATGCGCGGCACGAACCGGTAGCGCACGCGCGCCGCGTAGTCGGTATAGCCGTCGAGTTGGGCGCGCAGCACGCCCTCTTCCTTCACCGCGCGCCAGCCGATGCCGGCCACCATCACCGGCACGCACGCAAGCCCCCACCACGAGCCGAGCAGCAAGGGCGTACCGACGAACAGAAACAGCGCGGCGCAATACATCGGGTGACGCACATACGCGTAGGGACCGCTATCGATCACCTTGTGGCCGCGACCCGTCTGGATCTTCACGACCGGCGCGGCATAGCTGTTGGCGCGAAACACCGCGCGACACATCAGCAGACAGACGACGATGCACAGCGACCCCAGGCTCATGAGGGCCACGGGAAACGGCGGCGACCAGTGAAAGCGCATCGCGTCGAGCGCCATCACCACCAGCCACACGCACCACGCGACCGACACGCCCACCATGAACACCCGGTCCCAGCGGCTTTGCTGTGTCTGCACGATCGGCGCGAGCCGTTCGGCGAGGAGACCCGGATCGTGACGCGAGAGCCACAACCCGATCCACAGACTCAACGCGCCCACCTCGATCAGATACCACCAGGCGGCCGGCCACGCGAACGTGCCGGCCACGCCGAACAACAACGCGCCCATGCCCGCGAGCCAGACGACCGTTTGCAGAATGAGGCGTTTGATCATGGCGGCGGGTGGAATAGTTAGCGGGAGGCGCAGGGGCGATCGCGCCGTGACCGGGCTGTC is a window of Paraburkholderia sp. D15 DNA encoding:
- a CDS encoding isoprenylcysteine carboxylmethyltransferase family protein, which produces MIKRLILQTVVWLAGMGALLFGVAGTFAWPAAWWYLIEVGALSLWIGLWLSRHDPGLLAERLAPIVQTQQSRWDRVFMVGVSVAWCVWLVVMALDAMRFHWSPPFPVALMSLGSLCIVVCLLMCRAVFRANSYAAPVVKIQTGRGHKVIDSGPYAYVRHPMYCAALFLFVGTPLLLGSWWGLACVPVMVAGIGWRAVKEEGVLRAQLDGYTDYAARVRYRFVPRIW